A single region of the Rhodococcus sp. W8901 genome encodes:
- a CDS encoding alpha/beta fold hydrolase: MTTESNPEIGQRLRTGSFDTNYHDVGTGAPVLLLHGSGAGVSAWANWRGLIPVLAQNFRVIAPDLVGFGYTSLPEPAQFEIFDTWIDQILALLDALDIPKVHVVGNSFGGGLALHLATRYPDRLDRIVLMGAGGVQFDFTPELDALWGYTPSVANMKKIMDIMAYDRSLVTDELAELRYRATLRPGAQEAFEKVFPPPRQRWLDAQIVPDADLAKIEHEVLILHGREDRVVPVEASRHMFETIPNAQLHVFGKCGHWTQIEHASRFQQLVGQFLGESLGREEASA, translated from the coding sequence ATGACGACTGAATCCAATCCGGAGATCGGACAGCGCCTGCGCACCGGATCCTTCGACACGAACTACCACGACGTCGGTACCGGCGCGCCGGTACTCCTGCTGCACGGGTCCGGCGCCGGAGTCTCGGCCTGGGCGAACTGGCGTGGGCTGATTCCCGTTCTGGCACAGAACTTTCGAGTGATCGCCCCCGACCTCGTCGGCTTCGGCTACACGTCGCTGCCCGAACCGGCACAGTTCGAGATCTTCGACACCTGGATCGATCAGATCCTGGCGCTGCTCGACGCGCTGGACATCCCGAAGGTGCACGTGGTGGGGAACTCGTTCGGTGGCGGCCTGGCGCTGCACCTTGCGACGCGATATCCGGACCGTCTCGATCGCATCGTGCTTATGGGCGCCGGCGGTGTGCAGTTCGACTTCACGCCGGAACTCGACGCGCTGTGGGGCTATACCCCGTCGGTCGCGAACATGAAGAAGATCATGGACATCATGGCGTACGACCGGTCGCTCGTGACCGACGAGCTCGCCGAGCTGCGGTACCGGGCGACGTTGCGTCCGGGGGCGCAGGAGGCGTTCGAGAAGGTGTTCCCGCCGCCGCGGCAGCGGTGGCTCGATGCGCAGATCGTGCCCGACGCCGACCTGGCGAAGATCGAGCACGAGGTGCTGATCCTCCACGGCCGCGAGGACCGAGTGGTTCCGGTGGAGGCGTCGCGGCACATGTTCGAAACGATCCCCAACGCGCAGCTGCACGTGTTCGGAAAGTGTGGTCACTGGACCCAGATCGAGCATGCGTCCCGGTTCCAGCAGCTGGTGGGCCAGTTCCTCGGTGAGTCGCTCGGGCGTGAGGAGGCGTCGGCGTGA
- a CDS encoding flavin-containing monooxygenase: protein MRVAIIGAGVAGLSSAKVLKQFGFDVTVFDRTPDVGGVWSVTRRYPGVTTQNNKGTYAFSDYPMPRDYPEWPTGEQVQRYLAGYAESFGLRPHLRLGTEVTSATQDEGSGNWSVTTREVESGRTVEQQYDRLVIANGIFCDPFVPPYSGAAEYERAGGRLCAASDFHRLEDAAGKDVLVVGYGKSACDVAEALSEVTSSMTVVAREVTWKMPRKLGNVLNYKYILLTRLSEGMFEHIEQRGFGRFLTGPGRFLRNGLLGAVQAITQRQLLLDRVGLVPEGSFERIVRHAVSLATEQFYEKVADGTIGVRRGAVISSLHEKDGKPVAELGDGAVVPADVIVCATGFEQRVPFLTDELQSRLTDDVGNFQLYRQILPLDVPNLYFVGYGSSLFSPLSAEAAALWTADHMLGGARLPSLEDRRALVRTRLDWMVERSEGKPARGTNIIPFSLRQVDEVLDEIDANVGPLTRLAQWFLPARPASYRRSTRVLLRRHGITAASSRS, encoded by the coding sequence GTGAGGGTCGCGATCATCGGAGCCGGCGTCGCCGGCCTGTCCTCGGCGAAGGTGCTGAAACAGTTCGGGTTCGACGTCACCGTGTTCGACCGGACCCCGGACGTCGGCGGCGTGTGGAGTGTGACGCGTCGATATCCGGGGGTGACGACCCAGAACAACAAGGGCACCTATGCCTTCTCCGACTACCCGATGCCGCGGGACTACCCCGAGTGGCCGACGGGGGAGCAGGTGCAAAGGTATCTGGCCGGATACGCCGAGAGCTTCGGGTTGCGCCCGCACCTGCGCCTGGGCACAGAGGTGACGTCGGCGACTCAGGACGAGGGCTCCGGGAACTGGTCGGTGACGACCCGTGAGGTCGAGAGCGGCCGAACAGTGGAGCAGCAGTACGACCGACTCGTGATCGCAAACGGCATCTTCTGTGATCCGTTCGTTCCCCCGTATTCCGGTGCGGCGGAGTACGAGCGGGCAGGCGGCCGGCTGTGTGCCGCCTCCGACTTCCACCGTCTCGAGGACGCGGCCGGCAAGGATGTCCTGGTCGTGGGGTACGGAAAGTCCGCGTGTGACGTCGCGGAGGCCCTCAGCGAGGTCACGTCCTCCATGACGGTGGTGGCCCGCGAGGTCACGTGGAAGATGCCCCGAAAGCTGGGAAATGTGCTGAACTACAAGTACATCCTCCTCACTCGACTCAGTGAGGGGATGTTCGAGCACATCGAGCAGCGCGGATTCGGCCGGTTTCTCACCGGCCCGGGCAGGTTTCTCCGCAACGGTCTGCTCGGCGCCGTCCAGGCGATCACACAGCGGCAACTCCTTCTCGATCGCGTCGGATTGGTTCCCGAGGGGTCGTTCGAGCGGATCGTGCGGCACGCGGTGAGCCTCGCGACGGAACAGTTCTACGAGAAGGTGGCCGACGGCACGATCGGAGTACGGCGAGGAGCGGTCATCTCCTCGCTGCACGAGAAGGACGGCAAGCCGGTCGCCGAACTTGGCGACGGCGCAGTGGTGCCCGCGGACGTCATCGTATGCGCCACCGGATTCGAGCAGCGGGTGCCCTTCCTGACCGATGAGCTTCAGTCACGGCTCACCGACGACGTGGGTAACTTCCAGCTCTACCGGCAGATCCTGCCGCTCGACGTCCCCAATCTCTACTTCGTCGGCTACGGCTCGTCGCTGTTCAGTCCACTCAGTGCCGAGGCCGCCGCGCTCTGGACGGCCGATCACATGCTCGGTGGTGCCCGGTTGCCGTCACTCGAGGACCGGCGTGCCTTGGTCCGCACTCGGCTGGACTGGATGGTCGAGCGCAGCGAGGGTAAACCGGCTCGCGGAACGAACATCATCCCGTTCTCGTTGCGGCAGGTCGACGAGGTGCTCGACGAGATCGACGCGAATGTGGGACCCCTGACGCGGCTGGCGCAGTGGTTCCTGCCGGCGCGCCCGGCGTCCTACCGGCGGTCGACCCGCGTGCTGCTGCGGCGCCACGGCATCACCGCGGCGTCGTCTCGTAGCTAG
- a CDS encoding alpha/beta hydrolase family protein, which produces MAEFSVQDDRIVLRLSRLERIAGVHGDVTVPVEQIREADVVADAFANIRGMRAPGLGVPRRLRIGTWRGGGVRTYVAARAGVPAVRVRTVGRAAGAEFDELIVTAADAADVVARIRAAADADRPGTAERDVAFASSDGTRLAGTLTVPAGAEAGPVALILTGSGEMNRDGDHAKLPIGVSRALAEALARNGIASLRYDKRGVAKSGGDYYATGLTDNLADAAAAIEWLRSSAGFARDAVGVIGHSEGACLAMALGADRTVDPSAVVLLAGPAVTGREVLLWQSGKAVDGLPVPTRAILRVLRVDVKARQRKALDKLYRSTGDVARMGGRKVNARWFREFLDFDPKPLLQKNHSPVLAITGAKDLQVDPDDLASIAALVPDGVDTVRMPDLTHLLRRDPAPPSLRVYRKLVRQPVDPEVLSLVAAWTAGHLRRV; this is translated from the coding sequence GTGGCCGAGTTCAGTGTGCAGGATGACCGGATTGTCCTGAGGCTGTCGCGTCTCGAACGGATCGCCGGAGTGCACGGTGATGTCACCGTTCCCGTCGAGCAGATCCGCGAAGCCGACGTGGTCGCCGATGCGTTCGCCAACATCCGCGGCATGCGAGCGCCGGGCCTCGGTGTTCCACGACGCCTGCGCATCGGGACCTGGCGGGGTGGGGGAGTGCGCACCTACGTTGCCGCGCGTGCCGGCGTGCCGGCCGTGCGCGTGCGCACCGTCGGCCGTGCGGCGGGCGCGGAGTTCGACGAACTGATCGTGACCGCGGCCGACGCGGCGGATGTCGTGGCGCGGATCCGCGCCGCCGCCGACGCCGACCGGCCGGGGACGGCCGAGCGGGACGTGGCGTTCGCGTCGTCGGACGGCACTCGCCTCGCCGGCACCCTCACCGTCCCCGCGGGCGCCGAGGCCGGACCGGTGGCGTTGATCCTCACCGGCTCGGGTGAGATGAACCGCGACGGCGACCATGCGAAGCTTCCGATCGGTGTCAGCCGGGCGCTTGCGGAAGCATTGGCCCGCAACGGGATCGCGTCGCTGCGCTACGACAAGCGCGGTGTCGCGAAGTCGGGTGGCGACTACTATGCGACGGGGTTGACCGACAACCTTGCCGACGCGGCGGCGGCGATCGAATGGCTGCGCAGCTCAGCGGGTTTCGCGCGCGACGCGGTCGGGGTGATCGGCCACAGCGAGGGTGCGTGCCTGGCGATGGCGCTCGGTGCGGACCGGACGGTGGATCCGTCGGCGGTGGTGTTGCTCGCCGGACCGGCGGTGACCGGCCGGGAAGTGCTGCTCTGGCAGTCGGGGAAGGCCGTCGACGGGTTGCCCGTTCCTACCCGTGCGATCCTGCGCGTGCTGCGGGTGGATGTGAAGGCCAGACAGCGCAAGGCACTCGACAAGCTGTATCGATCGACCGGCGACGTCGCGCGGATGGGTGGCCGCAAGGTCAATGCCCGCTGGTTCCGGGAGTTCCTCGACTTCGATCCGAAACCGCTACTGCAGAAGAATCATTCGCCGGTGCTCGCGATCACCGGCGCGAAGGACTTGCAGGTGGATCCCGACGATCTGGCGTCGATAGCGGCGCTCGTACCAGACGGGGTCGACACCGTCCGGATGCCGGACCTGACCCACCTGCTGCGCCGCGATCCGGCGCCGCCGTCGCTGCGGGTCTACCGGAAACTGGTGCGGCAACCGGTGGATCCCGAGGTGCTGTCGCTGGTGGCCGCCTGGACGGCCGGCCACCTGCGACGCGTCTGA
- the rraA gene encoding ribonuclease E activity regulator RraA, producing MSEQVATADLADEIGPDIRSCDTQFIQFGARAAFSGPITTIKCFQDNLLVKQTLSEPGNGGVLVVDGDASVHTALVGDIIAGRGVSNGWAGVIVNGAVRDSAILRTLDIGIKALGTNPRKSTQTGSGEKNVPVSFGGVTFNPGETVYSDDDGVVVR from the coding sequence ATGAGTGAGCAGGTAGCGACCGCCGATCTGGCCGACGAGATCGGACCGGACATTCGCAGCTGCGACACCCAGTTCATCCAGTTCGGTGCCCGGGCCGCGTTCTCCGGCCCGATCACCACCATCAAGTGCTTCCAGGACAACCTGCTGGTGAAGCAGACCCTGAGCGAGCCCGGCAACGGCGGCGTCCTGGTGGTCGACGGCGACGCGAGCGTGCACACCGCCCTCGTCGGCGACATCATCGCCGGGCGCGGCGTCTCCAACGGCTGGGCCGGCGTCATCGTCAACGGCGCAGTCCGCGACTCCGCGATCCTGCGCACCCTCGACATCGGCATCAAGGCCCTCGGCACCAATCCGCGCAAGAGCACCCAGACCGGCTCCGGCGAGAAGAACGTTCCCGTCTCCTTCGGCGGCGTCACCTTCAACCCGGGCGAGACGGTCTACAGCGACGACGACGGCGTCGTCGTCCGGTAA
- a CDS encoding DUF5313 family protein — MSAPQRPTFGQYVGYLFGRTLPDEYQDWVRQDLVGPGASVRYLIRFTLPILPILALFLLIPGPVWVPLAMMALLFLPLVYFAIALMQVYRRHRLHSHGLDPELVAEKAQRRADRVRDDYERRHGRG; from the coding sequence ATGTCCGCACCACAGCGCCCCACGTTCGGGCAGTACGTCGGGTACCTCTTCGGCCGGACGCTGCCCGACGAGTACCAGGACTGGGTGCGCCAGGACCTGGTCGGTCCGGGCGCGTCGGTGCGCTACCTCATCCGGTTCACGCTGCCGATCCTGCCGATCCTCGCGCTGTTCCTGCTGATCCCCGGCCCCGTGTGGGTGCCGCTGGCGATGATGGCGCTGCTGTTCCTGCCGCTGGTCTACTTCGCGATCGCATTGATGCAGGTGTACCGCCGGCATCGCCTGCACAGCCACGGCCTGGACCCCGAGCTGGTCGCCGAGAAGGCGCAGCGTCGCGCCGACCGGGTCCGTGACGACTACGAGCGCCGCCACGGGCGCGGCTGA
- a CDS encoding TIM barrel protein, giving the protein MRTLADNLDAIHLVQLGDHRVEVTSVPNRWVPGDGHIPLDRLVREVRELGYAGLVDLELLGPAIDDEGPESALGRGLDWMRTHVPVPAGI; this is encoded by the coding sequence ATGCGGACCCTCGCCGACAACCTCGATGCGATTCACCTCGTCCAGCTCGGCGACCACCGGGTCGAGGTCACGTCGGTGCCGAACCGCTGGGTGCCCGGCGACGGGCACATCCCGCTGGATCGGCTGGTGCGGGAGGTGCGCGAGTTGGGTTACGCGGGGCTGGTGGATCTCGAGCTGCTGGGTCCGGCGATCGACGACGAGGGCCCGGAGTCGGCGCTGGGGCGCGGGTTGGACTGGATGCGAACGCACGTCCCCGTTCCGGCCGGGATCTGA
- a CDS encoding AMP-dependent synthetase/ligase, translating into MTASRASDEVVDWSKIEERAPSVARMFTDRVAASPQSEAFRFPGPGGAGWTSVTWADVGKRVRALAAGLIALGVESEQRVALASMTRYEWVLADLAVMCAGAATTTVYPTTTASDVAFIIANSGSRVVVAEDEAQLAKLREHRAEIPDVQRVVLVDGTAPADDEWVVGFDDLAALGERLLAERPDAVDERIAGISPDSLATLIYTSGTTGRPKGVRLPHSAWTYEAAAIDAVGILDADDLQYLWLPLSHVFGKILLTLPLQIGFATAVDGHVDKIVDNLAVVRPTFMGAAPRIFEKAYARIVGTVKAEGGVKEKIFDWAIGVGLAMSKTRQAGKTPSTMQKAQYALADRLVFQKIRDRFGGRLKFFISGSAALDHDVAQWFDAVGIVVLEGYGLSETSAASLVARPTAYRFGTVGWPIPGTDVKIAEDGEILIKGPGVMSGYHDNPDATAESLSSDGWFHTGDIGTIDADGFLRITDRKKDMFKTSNGKYVAPSAIAATFKGICPYVGEIIVHGEGKSYCVALISLDGEAIAEWAQENGMGDRPMREVAAAAPTIAMMSAYIDQLNTGLNRWEQIKRFTILERELTIENGEITPSMKLKRKKVVDNFADRITDLYA; encoded by the coding sequence ATGACAGCTTCGCGCGCGTCAGACGAGGTCGTGGACTGGTCCAAGATCGAGGAGCGGGCGCCGTCGGTCGCCCGGATGTTCACCGATCGGGTGGCCGCATCCCCGCAGTCGGAGGCCTTCCGATTCCCCGGTCCGGGCGGTGCGGGCTGGACGAGCGTGACGTGGGCCGACGTCGGCAAGCGGGTGCGCGCGCTGGCGGCCGGGCTGATCGCGCTGGGCGTCGAGTCGGAGCAGCGCGTCGCGTTGGCGTCGATGACCCGGTACGAGTGGGTGCTCGCCGACCTGGCGGTGATGTGCGCGGGTGCCGCGACCACCACCGTGTACCCGACGACCACGGCGTCCGACGTCGCCTTCATCATCGCGAACTCGGGCAGCCGGGTCGTGGTCGCCGAGGACGAGGCCCAGCTCGCGAAGCTGCGCGAGCACCGCGCCGAGATCCCCGACGTGCAGCGCGTGGTGCTCGTCGACGGCACCGCACCCGCGGACGACGAGTGGGTGGTCGGGTTCGACGACCTCGCCGCCCTCGGCGAGCGCCTGCTGGCCGAGCGGCCCGACGCCGTCGACGAGCGGATCGCCGGGATCTCGCCGGACAGCCTCGCGACACTGATCTACACCTCCGGCACCACCGGTCGACCGAAGGGCGTGCGGTTGCCGCACTCGGCGTGGACGTACGAGGCCGCCGCGATCGACGCGGTCGGGATCCTCGACGCCGACGACCTGCAATACCTGTGGCTGCCGCTGTCGCACGTGTTCGGCAAGATCCTGCTGACGCTGCCGCTGCAGATCGGATTCGCGACCGCCGTGGACGGACACGTCGACAAGATCGTCGACAACCTCGCCGTGGTCCGGCCGACGTTCATGGGCGCCGCGCCACGCATCTTCGAGAAGGCATACGCGCGCATCGTCGGCACGGTGAAAGCCGAAGGCGGCGTGAAGGAGAAGATCTTCGACTGGGCGATCGGCGTGGGGCTGGCGATGTCGAAGACACGGCAGGCCGGCAAGACACCGTCGACGATGCAGAAGGCGCAGTACGCCCTCGCCGACCGGCTGGTGTTCCAGAAGATCCGGGACCGGTTCGGCGGACGCTTGAAGTTCTTCATCTCCGGCTCGGCGGCGCTGGATCACGATGTGGCGCAATGGTTCGACGCCGTCGGCATCGTCGTCCTCGAGGGCTACGGGCTGTCCGAGACCAGTGCCGCGTCGCTCGTGGCCCGGCCGACGGCGTACCGGTTCGGCACGGTGGGTTGGCCCATCCCGGGCACCGACGTGAAGATCGCGGAGGACGGCGAGATCCTGATCAAGGGTCCGGGAGTGATGAGCGGCTACCACGACAATCCGGACGCCACCGCCGAGTCCCTCAGCAGCGACGGATGGTTCCACACCGGTGATATCGGCACGATCGACGCCGACGGGTTCCTGCGGATCACCGACCGCAAGAAGGACATGTTCAAGACGTCCAACGGCAAGTACGTCGCACCGTCCGCGATCGCGGCCACGTTCAAGGGCATCTGCCCGTATGTCGGGGAGATCATCGTCCACGGGGAGGGCAAGTCGTACTGCGTCGCCCTCATCAGTCTCGACGGCGAGGCGATCGCCGAATGGGCCCAGGAGAACGGCATGGGCGATCGGCCGATGCGCGAGGTCGCCGCGGCGGCACCGACCATCGCGATGATGAGTGCCTACATCGACCAACTCAACACCGGGCTCAACCGGTGGGAGCAGATCAAGCGGTTCACCATCCTCGAACGCGAACTGACCATCGAGAACGGCGAGATCACGCCCAGCATGAAGCTCAAGCGCAAGAAGGTCGTCGACAACTTCGCCGACCGGATCACCGACCTGTACGCCTGA
- a CDS encoding ABC transporter permease, translated as MTTTAAPVTSVRTDRRSPAHFAGTGALLRLCLRRDRLILPAWSITIGLLPIVYGKAIAGLYTTDAARTAFAESTAALKSEIALVGPIFGSSVGALTTWRAGYLFTFLAVAVILTVVRHTRTEEETGRTELLDSTSIGRYAGLTAALLVAGIGATISALVGTLGLIGIGTGATGSIAFGAAVLGAGAVFAGVAGVAAQVSTGARLARGIAFAVLALAFLLRAVGDATSGTLSWLSPIGWAQQVRPYADERWWVLLLPAVTTVVLVAVAYRLLSRRDLGAGLIAERPGPAASPPSLAGPVGLAWRTQRGSMIAWTVGLTVFALVIGGAAHGVSDQLGDSELITQVLARLGGPSALEDSFIAMAFTILGLVSSAYTVSATLQLHDEEESGRAESILAASIGRDRWAMSHILFALIGPAVALTVAGLAAGFAYGASVDDIGGEVPRILGAALVQLPAVWLVTGITVALFGVLPRFAPAAWAVFGTLMALYVFGMVADLPQPLLDVVPFTHLPKLPGGEFQAAPIVWLLLIAAALLFAGLAALRRRDLR; from the coding sequence ATGACCACCACCGCCGCGCCGGTCACGTCGGTCCGGACGGATCGACGGTCGCCCGCCCATTTTGCCGGGACCGGCGCACTGCTACGCCTGTGCCTGCGACGTGACCGGCTGATCCTGCCGGCGTGGTCGATCACGATCGGTCTGCTGCCGATCGTGTACGGCAAGGCCATCGCCGGGCTGTACACCACCGACGCCGCCCGCACCGCGTTCGCGGAGTCGACCGCGGCCCTGAAGTCCGAAATCGCCTTGGTAGGACCGATCTTCGGCTCGAGCGTGGGGGCCCTGACCACGTGGCGCGCCGGTTACCTGTTCACGTTCCTGGCCGTCGCCGTGATCCTCACCGTCGTCCGGCACACCCGCACGGAGGAAGAGACCGGCCGTACCGAACTACTCGACTCCACGTCCATCGGCCGGTACGCGGGCCTCACCGCCGCGCTGCTCGTCGCGGGTATCGGCGCCACGATCAGCGCGCTCGTCGGCACCCTCGGTCTGATCGGTATCGGTACCGGCGCAACGGGTTCCATCGCATTCGGCGCCGCGGTGCTCGGCGCCGGTGCGGTGTTCGCCGGGGTCGCCGGTGTGGCCGCCCAGGTGAGCACCGGGGCACGGCTCGCGCGCGGCATCGCCTTCGCCGTCCTCGCGCTCGCCTTCCTGCTCCGCGCGGTGGGCGACGCCACCTCCGGGACGCTGTCGTGGCTGTCCCCCATCGGCTGGGCCCAGCAGGTGCGGCCGTACGCCGACGAACGCTGGTGGGTGCTGCTGCTACCGGCGGTCACGACCGTCGTACTCGTCGCCGTCGCGTACCGCCTCCTGTCCCGACGCGACCTCGGCGCCGGTCTGATCGCCGAACGGCCCGGGCCTGCGGCATCACCGCCGTCGCTGGCCGGCCCCGTCGGGCTCGCGTGGCGCACGCAGCGCGGGTCGATGATCGCCTGGACGGTGGGCCTGACCGTGTTCGCACTCGTGATCGGCGGCGCCGCACACGGTGTCAGCGATCAGCTGGGCGACAGCGAGCTCATCACCCAGGTCCTGGCGCGGCTCGGTGGGCCGTCGGCGCTCGAGGACTCGTTCATCGCGATGGCCTTCACGATCCTGGGGCTGGTATCCAGCGCCTACACCGTCTCCGCGACACTGCAACTGCACGACGAGGAGGAGTCGGGCCGGGCAGAGTCGATCCTCGCCGCGTCGATCGGGCGGGACCGGTGGGCGATGAGCCACATCCTGTTCGCGCTGATCGGCCCCGCCGTCGCGCTCACCGTCGCCGGACTGGCGGCCGGTTTCGCGTACGGCGCGTCGGTGGACGACATCGGTGGCGAGGTTCCCCGGATCCTGGGCGCCGCTCTGGTGCAGCTGCCCGCCGTCTGGCTGGTCACCGGCATCACCGTCGCACTGTTCGGGGTGCTGCCGCGCTTCGCACCCGCGGCCTGGGCGGTGTTCGGGACGTTGATGGCGCTGTACGTGTTCGGGATGGTCGCCGATCTGCCACAGCCCCTGCTCGACGTCGTCCCGTTCACCCACCTCCCCAAGCTGCCTGGCGGCGAGTTCCAGGCCGCCCCGATCGTCTGGTTGCTGCTGATTGCCGCGGCACTCCTGTTCGCCGGACTGGCCGCGTTACGCCGCCGGGACCTCCGCTGA
- a CDS encoding ABC transporter ATP-binding protein: MTNIIEIDKLVKTFGATRALDGFDLTVSEGEVHGFLGPNGAGKSTTIRVLLGLLRADGGTTRLLGRDPWRDAVELHREIAYVPGDVTLWPSLTGGEIIDLLARMRGGLDTARRADLIERFDLDPRKKARTYSKGNRQKVAVISAFSSHARLLLLDEPTSGLDPLMEKIFRDCIAEAGARGVTVLLSSHILSEVEALCQKVTIIRSGRTVESGTIDSMRHLSRTSITAELTADPGDLAAIPGVADIRFDGRTLHCQVDADALGTLIRTLGDIGVRSLVSTPPTLEELFLRHYELTEEVRV, from the coding sequence ATGACCAACATCATCGAAATCGACAAGCTCGTGAAGACGTTCGGCGCCACCCGCGCCCTCGACGGGTTCGATCTCACGGTCAGCGAGGGCGAGGTGCACGGTTTCCTCGGCCCCAACGGCGCCGGGAAGTCCACCACCATCCGGGTTCTCCTCGGACTCCTCCGCGCCGACGGCGGGACGACGAGACTGCTGGGCCGCGACCCGTGGCGGGACGCGGTGGAACTGCACCGCGAGATCGCCTACGTACCCGGCGATGTCACGCTCTGGCCGTCGTTGACGGGCGGCGAGATCATCGACCTGCTCGCGCGGATGCGCGGTGGCCTCGACACCGCACGCCGGGCCGACCTGATCGAACGGTTCGACCTGGACCCGCGGAAGAAGGCGCGCACCTACTCCAAGGGCAACCGGCAGAAGGTCGCCGTGATCTCGGCATTCTCGTCACACGCCCGGCTGCTGCTGCTGGACGAGCCCACGTCGGGCCTGGATCCGTTGATGGAGAAGATCTTCCGTGACTGCATCGCCGAGGCAGGCGCGCGCGGCGTGACCGTACTGTTGTCGAGCCACATCCTGTCGGAGGTGGAGGCGCTGTGCCAGAAGGTCACCATCATCCGGTCCGGCAGGACGGTCGAGAGCGGCACGATCGACTCGATGCGTCATCTCAGCCGCACGTCGATCACCGCCGAACTCACCGCCGATCCGGGCGACCTGGCCGCCATTCCCGGGGTCGCGGACATTCGATTCGACGGCCGCACCCTGCACTGTCAGGTGGATGCGGACGCCCTGGGGACGCTGATTCGCACGCTCGGCGACATCGGGGTGCGGAGTCTGGTCAGCACGCCCCCGACGCTCGAGGAACTGTTCCTGCGGCACTACGAGCTGACGGAGGAGGTGCGGGTATGA
- a CDS encoding TetR/AcrR family transcriptional regulator, protein MAVPSDRDLNTRARIRDAAIRVFGEQGFDAGIRTVATAAGVSPGLVNHHFGSKQGLRAVCDEEVLGIIIAEKTDVLTASSPARMLSSLSELERYAPLVAYLVRSFQAGGRLATSLFEHMVAGVEAYLEAAVAEGRVRASRDPTARARYLTMNSLGSTLLYLQMRSDDDRSTDYARAIRDMTDEIMLPGLEVYTEGLFVDSSMLDAYTGVHPDPDPG, encoded by the coding sequence ATGGCTGTTCCGTCCGACCGGGACCTCAACACCCGCGCCCGGATCCGCGATGCCGCGATCCGCGTGTTCGGTGAACAGGGGTTCGACGCCGGGATCCGCACCGTCGCGACCGCGGCGGGGGTCTCGCCCGGCCTGGTGAACCACCATTTCGGCTCCAAACAGGGCCTACGGGCGGTGTGCGACGAGGAGGTCCTCGGCATCATCATCGCCGAGAAGACGGATGTGCTGACGGCGTCCAGTCCGGCGCGCATGCTCTCCTCGTTGTCGGAGCTCGAGCGGTACGCGCCCCTGGTGGCGTACCTCGTACGCAGCTTCCAGGCCGGGGGGCGGCTCGCGACGTCACTGTTCGAGCACATGGTTGCGGGCGTCGAGGCGTATCTCGAGGCGGCGGTCGCCGAGGGGCGGGTGCGCGCAAGTCGCGACCCGACCGCACGCGCACGCTACCTCACCATGAACAGTCTCGGGTCGACCCTGCTCTACCTGCAGATGCGGTCCGACGATGACCGGTCCACGGACTACGCCCGCGCGATCCGCGACATGACGGACGAGATCATGCTGCCGGGCCTCGAGGTCTACACCGAGGGACTGTTCGTCGATTCGTCGATGCTCGACGCCTACACCGGCGTCCACCCCGACCCCGACCCGGGCTGA